Proteins encoded together in one Kitasatospora albolonga window:
- a CDS encoding MBL fold metallo-hydrolase: protein MARRRAVLKGALAVSGVAVGAGAGAAAPGWAAARPKAYTTRVELRWLGVSGFEIVIDGRRSLLFDPYISRVPCTDPAGALDPGMPLRPDRDVVERVAERHLAGAPELIMVSHGHFDHVTDVPQLLARPGWASARIRTVCDETVRHLLTAMETPGDRVEDVIQVKGGEFLQFDGYTVEVFRSLHSQTADHGYFAPGHHCATPSRPFTIGELVEGETLAYQVSVDGGPSILLMGATNFVERELTGIRPDVALIPMTSHAAVHRYLGRLLDALGNPPLLIPCHHDDMATALTETPSLLAASVSASAAEELSRAAAPGSRVVGPQHLRTLTLS from the coding sequence TTGGCCAGGCGGCGGGCGGTTCTCAAAGGGGCTCTGGCGGTATCCGGTGTCGCGGTCGGGGCGGGGGCGGGGGCCGCGGCTCCCGGGTGGGCGGCGGCGCGCCCGAAGGCGTACACCACGCGGGTGGAGCTGCGGTGGCTCGGGGTGTCCGGGTTCGAGATCGTCATCGACGGGCGGCGCAGTCTGCTCTTCGACCCCTACATCAGCCGGGTGCCCTGTACGGACCCGGCGGGGGCGCTCGATCCGGGCATGCCCCTGCGGCCCGACCGGGACGTCGTGGAGCGGGTGGCGGAGCGGCACCTCGCCGGGGCGCCAGAGCTGATCATGGTCAGCCACGGGCACTTCGACCACGTCACGGACGTGCCCCAGCTGCTCGCGCGGCCGGGCTGGGCGTCCGCGCGGATCAGGACCGTGTGCGACGAAACGGTCCGGCACCTGCTCACCGCCATGGAGACGCCGGGCGACCGCGTCGAGGACGTCATCCAGGTCAAGGGCGGGGAGTTCCTCCAGTTCGACGGGTACACCGTGGAGGTCTTCCGGAGCCTGCACAGCCAGACGGCCGACCACGGCTACTTCGCTCCCGGGCACCACTGCGCGACGCCGTCGCGGCCCTTCACCATCGGGGAGCTCGTCGAGGGGGAGACCCTCGCCTACCAGGTGTCGGTCGACGGCGGTCCGTCGATCCTGCTCATGGGAGCCACCAACTTCGTGGAACGCGAACTGACCGGAATCCGGCCGGACGTCGCGCTGATCCCGATGACCTCGCACGCCGCGGTCCACCGGTATCTGGGGCGGCTTCTGGACGCCCTGGGGAACCCGCCGCTGCTCATCCCCTGCCACCACGACGACATGGCCACGGCGCTGACGGAGACGCCCTCGCTGCTGGCCGCCTCCGTCAGCGCCTCGGCCGCGGAGGAGCTGTCCAGGGCCGCCGCGCCCGGCTCACGGGTCGTCGGCCCGCAGCACCTGCGGACGCTCACCCTCTCCTGA
- a CDS encoding clavaminate synthase, which translates to MAIIDATAHADRLRALVQRLPEVPRRDLYTYLETAGELAAELPEEIAAALDGFNGAGNEDGYLIFRGLPAEPDFDLPATPTSTPAPVDRRRLAMEGLLAVFGRRLGLHTGYAELRNGTVYHDVYPSPGAHHLSSETSETLLEFHTEMAYHVLQPNYVMLACSRQDHEGKAQTLVGSVRKALKLLDAETIAHLHERPMPCSVDVAFRGGVEDPGDIARVSPLYGPADDPLLGYDRELLHPQEPADQEAVAKLSKALDDVTEAVTLTPGDLLIIDNFRTTHARTPFTPRWDGHDRWLHRVYIRTDSYGQLPTGAERAGDVITFTPRG; encoded by the coding sequence ATGGCGATCATCGACGCCACGGCGCACGCCGACCGGCTCCGTGCTCTCGTCCAGCGGCTGCCGGAGGTACCCCGCCGCGACCTGTACACGTACCTGGAGACGGCCGGAGAACTGGCGGCCGAGCTCCCCGAGGAGATAGCGGCGGCGCTCGACGGGTTCAACGGCGCGGGCAACGAGGACGGCTACCTCATCTTCCGCGGCCTGCCCGCCGAGCCCGACTTCGACCTGCCGGCCACCCCGACCAGCACCCCTGCCCCGGTCGACCGGAGACGGCTGGCCATGGAGGGCCTGCTCGCGGTCTTCGGCCGTCGGCTCGGTCTGCACACCGGGTACGCGGAGCTCCGCAACGGCACCGTCTACCACGACGTCTACCCGTCGCCCGGCGCCCACCACCTCTCCTCGGAGACCAGCGAGACGCTCCTGGAGTTCCACACGGAGATGGCCTACCACGTCCTCCAGCCGAACTACGTGATGCTCGCGTGCTCCCGCCAGGACCACGAGGGCAAGGCGCAGACGCTGGTGGGTTCCGTCCGCAAGGCGCTGAAGCTCCTGGACGCGGAGACGATCGCGCACCTCCACGAGCGCCCGATGCCCTGCTCGGTGGACGTGGCCTTCCGCGGCGGCGTGGAGGACCCGGGCGACATCGCCCGCGTCAGCCCGCTGTACGGCCCGGCGGACGACCCGCTGCTCGGGTACGACCGGGAGCTGCTGCATCCGCAGGAGCCGGCCGACCAGGAGGCGGTGGCCAAGCTGTCGAAGGCCCTGGACGATGTGACCGAGGCGGTCACGCTGACCCCGGGCGATCTGCTGATCATCGACAACTTCCGTACGACGCACGCGCGTACGCCGTTCACGCCGAGGTGGGACGGGCACGACCGCTGGCTGCACCGCGTGTACATCCGTACCGACTCCTACGGCCAGCTCCCCACGGGCGCCGAGCGCGCCGGGGACGTCATCACCTTCACCCCGCGCGGGTGA
- a CDS encoding MarR family transcriptional regulator — translation MATQQPSSALPDPAPAAPYPMAKPGYGKRSTPGQQPRTRQDFALLPTRERYVAGFVDHLPDGAAMSVKQLAKQLPLYGQQAISTALNALSVAGHLRRVRCSVGAGDETRWVFRTFWSRTPRDNEWWNTYLATETAAEAAEASEAPEALEAAGAPEAPQAAQVPQTPRTEQAPPDPTDVPTPSPAYLALARLGRQDPRLALSANDCAALEARAAQWLDRGVGVDYLTAALTAGLPAEVDSPVALLRHRLTTKVPPPLPAESTAPGGAPPGRRLLVECTECRTPGPSEALPDGLCRPCRSGADGPRQRTRDDGLPVQRDIGAYVSELRGRLRLP, via the coding sequence GTGGCTACACAGCAGCCTAGCTCCGCCCTGCCTGACCCCGCACCCGCCGCCCCGTACCCGATGGCCAAGCCCGGTTACGGCAAACGCTCCACCCCCGGCCAACAACCCCGTACGCGCCAGGACTTCGCGCTCCTCCCTACCCGCGAGCGGTACGTCGCCGGGTTCGTCGACCACCTCCCCGACGGCGCGGCCATGAGCGTCAAGCAGCTCGCCAAACAGCTCCCCCTCTACGGGCAGCAGGCCATCTCCACCGCCCTCAACGCCCTCTCCGTCGCCGGACACCTGCGACGCGTACGGTGCTCCGTCGGCGCGGGCGACGAAACGCGCTGGGTCTTCCGCACCTTCTGGTCCCGCACCCCACGCGACAACGAGTGGTGGAACACCTACCTCGCCACCGAAACCGCCGCAGAGGCCGCCGAAGCCTCCGAGGCTCCCGAGGCCCTCGAAGCCGCCGGAGCCCCCGAGGCCCCCCAAGCCGCCCAAGTCCCGCAGACTCCCCGTACGGAACAGGCGCCCCCGGACCCCACCGACGTACCCACTCCTTCCCCCGCCTACCTCGCCCTGGCCCGCCTCGGTCGCCAGGACCCCCGGCTCGCCCTCTCCGCGAACGACTGCGCGGCCCTGGAAGCCCGAGCGGCACAGTGGCTGGACCGGGGCGTGGGCGTCGACTACCTGACCGCGGCTCTCACGGCAGGGCTCCCGGCCGAGGTCGACTCCCCCGTGGCCCTCCTCCGCCACCGCCTCACCACCAAGGTCCCGCCGCCGCTGCCAGCCGAGAGCACCGCGCCCGGCGGAGCCCCGCCCGGCCGCCGCCTCCTCGTCGAGTGCACGGAGTGCCGCACCCCCGGACCGTCCGAAGCCCTCCCCGACGGGCTCTGCCGGCCGTGCCGGTCCGGCGCCGACGGGCCCCGGCAGCGCACCCGGGACGACGGGCTCCCCGTACAGCGCGATATCGGCGCCTACGTCAGCGAGCTCCGTGGGCGGCTCAGACTCCCTTGA
- a CDS encoding agmatinase → MRLAHDPHPKGYDVVVIGAPYDGGTSYRPGARFGPQAIRCESGLIHGVGIDRGPGVFDLIRCADAGDIDLTPFNQQVAMATAQGRLAGILADNAAFLMLGGDHSLTLAGLRAVAAQHGPVAVLHLDAHSDTNPAMIGGEYHHGTPFRHAIDEGIVAADHMVQLGIRGHNPRPDSLDYPRSHGVRIVTSDDFADLGVTATAALIRRTIGDHPVYVSVDIDVFDPAFAPGTGTPAPGGPTSREILALLRSVGDLNLVAMDVMEVSPLYDHGGITSVLATEVGAELLYQYARLHVKDKENN, encoded by the coding sequence ATGCGCCTGGCCCACGACCCGCACCCGAAGGGGTACGACGTGGTGGTCATCGGGGCCCCGTACGACGGCGGGACCAGCTACCGGCCGGGGGCGCGGTTCGGTCCGCAGGCGATCCGCTGCGAGTCGGGGCTCATCCACGGCGTGGGCATCGACCGGGGTCCGGGCGTCTTCGACCTGATCAGGTGCGCGGACGCCGGGGACATCGACCTGACCCCGTTCAACCAGCAGGTGGCCATGGCCACCGCGCAGGGACGGCTGGCGGGCATCCTCGCCGACAACGCCGCCTTCCTCATGCTGGGCGGGGACCACTCGCTCACCCTCGCGGGGCTCCGGGCCGTCGCGGCGCAGCACGGCCCGGTCGCCGTGCTGCACCTGGACGCGCACTCGGACACCAACCCGGCGATGATCGGCGGGGAGTACCACCACGGCACCCCCTTCCGGCACGCGATCGACGAGGGGATCGTCGCGGCGGACCACATGGTCCAGCTCGGCATCCGGGGCCACAACCCCCGGCCGGACTCGCTGGACTACCCCCGATCGCACGGCGTCCGCATCGTGACGTCCGACGACTTCGCCGACCTCGGGGTGACCGCCACGGCCGCCCTGATCCGGCGGACGATCGGTGACCACCCGGTCTATGTGTCGGTGGACATCGACGTCTTCGACCCGGCGTTCGCCCCCGGCACCGGGACACCCGCCCCCGGCGGGCCCACGTCCCGCGAGATCCTCGCGCTCCTGCGCAGCGTGGGCGACCTCAACCTGGTCGCCATGGACGTGATGGAGGTGTCACCGCTCTACGACCACGGGGGAATCACCTCGGTCCTGGCGACCGAGGTGGGTGCGGAACTGCTCTACCAGTACGCCCGACTGCACGTGAAGGACAAGGAGAACAACTGA